DNA from Gramella sp. MAR_2010_147:
CCACGGTAGTAGTGATACCAGCGTTTCTATTGGAGAAGCAGGAAATTTATTTGAATGGAGCCCGGCTCCAAAACTTTTATTGGTAGAAAATGCCGACCATGTTTTTGGAATTGAGCATCCCTGGGAAAAGGATGAATTAACTAAGGAATTTAAACATGTGATTAAAAAGAGTTTGGACTTTCTAAAAACAGATTCCAAAACACTTTGGGATGAGTATGGAGAATCTGATGACGATTAGAAATAAAAAAACCACTGCAAAAACAGTGGTTTTTTTGTGGAGAATATCGGAGTCGAACCGATGACCTTTTGGCTGCCAGCCAAACGCTCTAGCCAGCTGAGCTAATCCCCCGGCTGGGAGCAAATGTAACAATTTTTCCTAAATATAGAAATCTTTATTTTTTATCCAGAAAATGATCAGGAAAGCACAAATAAATGAACTTGAGGAAATAAAAAAACTCACAGAAGCTTGCGCCCAGGCAATGATAAAATTGCAAATTTTTCAGTGGAATGAACATTATCCATCCCTGGAAAAACTGCGCAATGATATTCTAAAAGAAGAACTATATGTATGCGTTAGTAGCTCCGAAATTATTGGAATCATTGTTATTACTGAAGTCATGGACGAAGAATATATTCCAGTAGAATGGCTAAGCAAGACAAACAATAATATCTATATACATCGACTCGCCACGCATCCCGATTTCTGGGGACAGGGATACGCTCAAAAACTCATGGATTTTGCTGAAAATTTTGCCAGGAAAAATGATTTTGAATCGGTAAGACTGGACACATTCAGTAAGAACGACCGTAACCAGCGTTTTTATGAAGCCAGAGGTTATCAAAGATTAGATAATATTTACTTTCCTAAGCAAAGTGAACATCCATTTTATTGTTATGAATTGCTTATTTAATGTAGCGCATTCTATATTTGCCTTTCAGGAAATTGACCTTTGGAAAATTCAGTTAGTTTTAAAAATATCAATAAAATTGCCATTCCGGCGATCATTGCAGGAATTGCAGAACCCCTTATCTCCCTTACCGATATTGCCGTAATTGGAAATGTAGATAATAATTCTATTGAAGCACTGGCGGCAGCCGGAATTGTAGGTTCTTTTCTATCAGCCATCATCTGGATCGTAGCCCAGACAAAAACTGCGATCTCTGCTATCGTTTCTCAGCATTTAGGTGCAAATCGCCTGCATGCGGTAAAAACACTCATCCCGCAAGCTATATTTTTCAATTTTCTTTTTAGCTTGCTAATTTATGGGTTAACCGCATTCTTTGCAGAAGCCATATTTGGCGCCTATAATGCAGAAGGTTTAATACTTCAATATTCTGAAGATTATTATCAAATTCGGGCTTTAGGTTATCCCTTGACACTGGTGACTTTTGCGATATTTGGCGTTTTTAGAGGTCTGCAGAATACACTTTGGGCTATGAAATGCAGTTTGACCGGAGCTGTTGTCAACGTTGCGCTGGATTATCTGCTTGTTTATGGAATTGACGGCATAATACCTCCACTTCATCTAAAAGGAGCCGCATATGCCAGTTTAGCTGCTCAGGGAACTATGCTCATCATGGCCTTGTGGTTCTTCTTCAAAAAGACCCCTTTTCATTTAAAACTGAGTTTCAATATCAATCCACGTATGAAAGGACTTCTCCTTATGGCTGCCAACCTTTTTGTACGAACGGCTGCCTTGAATTTTGCCATTTATCTTGCCAACGCCTATGCTACAGATTATGGTAAAAATTTTATTGCAGCGCAAAGTATCCTGATGAATATCTGGCTCTTTTTTAGCTTTTTTATTGATGGATATGCAAACGCAGGAAACGCCATTGGTGGAAAATTGCTGGGAGCCATGGACTATCGGAATTTATGGGAACTTAGTAAGAAGATAAGCAAGTATGCAGTTTTTATTGCTCTGATATTAATGGGAATTTGCGCCCTGTTCTATGATGAAATCGGTCTGCTGTTCAATAAAGAAACCAGCGTGCTGGCTTTATTCTCTTCAGTATTCTGGATCGTACTTCTCATGCAACCCGTTAACGCGATCGCTTTTATGTTCGACGGAATTTTCAAAGGTCTGGGAGAAGCAAAATATCTACGGAATGTACTTTTGGTGGCTACCTTTTTAGGATTTACCCCGGCACTTCTCATTTCAGATTATTTCGGATTGAAATTATACGGAATCTGGATTGCATTTTTCGTCTGGATGCTTATTAGAAGTAGCACCCTGGTTATTTATTTCCGAAGAAAATACCTCCAGAAGGAAGTTTAGATTCTGTTAAGGAGCTATTTGCTTTCCTGCAATATCATTAACTTTGATAAAAATAGACTATTTATGACGACCAACCGCGAAAACGGGAGTTTATACACAAATATTGAAAATAAGATTGCAACAGTAGAATTCGGGCATCCCGCCAGTAATTCACTTCCATCTGTACTTTTAGACCGATTGGCAAAAGAGATCAACGATCTTTCACAAAATGATGATGTAAATATTATTCTTCTTAAATCTGAAGGAGAAAAGGCCTTTTGTGCCGGCGCTTCTTTTAATGAGTTGATAG
Protein-coding regions in this window:
- a CDS encoding GNAT family N-acetyltransferase is translated as MIRKAQINELEEIKKLTEACAQAMIKLQIFQWNEHYPSLEKLRNDILKEELYVCVSSSEIIGIIVITEVMDEEYIPVEWLSKTNNNIYIHRLATHPDFWGQGYAQKLMDFAENFARKNDFESVRLDTFSKNDRNQRFYEARGYQRLDNIYFPKQSEHPFYCYELLI
- a CDS encoding MATE family efflux transporter translates to MENSVSFKNINKIAIPAIIAGIAEPLISLTDIAVIGNVDNNSIEALAAAGIVGSFLSAIIWIVAQTKTAISAIVSQHLGANRLHAVKTLIPQAIFFNFLFSLLIYGLTAFFAEAIFGAYNAEGLILQYSEDYYQIRALGYPLTLVTFAIFGVFRGLQNTLWAMKCSLTGAVVNVALDYLLVYGIDGIIPPLHLKGAAYASLAAQGTMLIMALWFFFKKTPFHLKLSFNINPRMKGLLLMAANLFVRTAALNFAIYLANAYATDYGKNFIAAQSILMNIWLFFSFFIDGYANAGNAIGGKLLGAMDYRNLWELSKKISKYAVFIALILMGICALFYDEIGLLFNKETSVLALFSSVFWIVLLMQPVNAIAFMFDGIFKGLGEAKYLRNVLLVATFLGFTPALLISDYFGLKLYGIWIAFFVWMLIRSSTLVIYFRRKYLQKEV